One Mycobacterium sp. SMC-4 DNA window includes the following coding sequences:
- a CDS encoding YafY family protein, whose translation MGVSKVERLMNLVIALLSTRTFITAERIRETVHGYRENASDDAFSRMFERDKNELRDLGIPLETGRVSASDPTEGYRINREAYALPAVRLTAEEAAAVAVATQLWESPELITATQGALLKLRAAGIDIEAADDLNVMITSTGALPGLRGSEGVLGVLLSAVDAGQAVQFPHRASRSDPYVTRMVEPWGVVTDRGRWYLVGHDRDRDAVRTFRLSRIGSEVTLIGEPGAVRKPPGVDLRELVARVVGEWPDAGQARVWAAADRALALRRRATATTPLTLDGRPGDELTVEIGMFDRLAREVASYGADAIALEPEALRAEVIARLSAQAKVAGP comes from the coding sequence GTGGGGGTCTCCAAGGTTGAGCGGTTGATGAACCTCGTCATCGCGCTGCTGTCGACGCGCACGTTCATCACCGCCGAACGCATCCGCGAAACCGTGCACGGCTACCGCGAGAATGCCAGCGACGACGCATTTTCCCGGATGTTCGAACGCGACAAGAACGAGCTGCGCGACCTGGGTATCCCGCTGGAGACGGGCCGGGTATCGGCGAGCGACCCGACCGAGGGCTACCGGATCAACCGGGAGGCCTATGCGTTGCCGGCGGTTCGTCTCACTGCCGAAGAGGCCGCCGCGGTGGCCGTGGCCACGCAGCTGTGGGAGTCACCGGAGCTGATCACCGCGACTCAGGGTGCGCTGCTGAAACTGCGGGCCGCGGGTATCGACATCGAGGCGGCCGACGACCTCAACGTGATGATCACCTCGACGGGGGCACTGCCAGGCCTGCGCGGCTCCGAAGGGGTTCTCGGCGTGCTGCTGTCGGCTGTCGATGCCGGGCAGGCGGTGCAGTTCCCGCACCGGGCCTCGCGCAGTGACCCGTACGTCACCCGCATGGTGGAGCCGTGGGGTGTCGTGACCGACCGGGGACGCTGGTACCTGGTCGGCCACGACCGCGACCGGGATGCGGTACGCACATTTCGGTTGTCCCGCATCGGGTCCGAGGTCACCCTGATCGGAGAGCCGGGCGCGGTGCGCAAGCCCCCCGGAGTGGACCTTCGCGAACTCGTCGCCCGGGTGGTGGGTGAGTGGCCCGACGCCGGTCAGGCCAGGGTGTGGGCCGCCGCTGACCGCGCATTGGCGCTGCGCCGGCGCGCGACGGCGACGACACCGCTGACTCTGGACGGACGACCCGGAGACGAACTCACCGTCGAGATCGGGATGTTCGATCGGCTCGCCCGTGAGGTCGCCAGCTACGGAGCCGATGCGATCGCATTGGAGCCCGAGGCGCTGCGCGCCGAGGTGATCGCCCGCCTCAGCGCACAGGCGAAGGTGGCCGGTCCATGA
- a CDS encoding YafY family protein, translated as MTTSVSTRLVRLLNMVPYFQANPRISYAEAAADLGVTVKQLRDDLTQLWMCGLPGYGPGDLIDFDFSGDTIEVTFSAGIDHPLRLTSPEATGVLVALRALLDVPGMVDPEAARSAIAKIESAAGHAGPQGDAAVDEPAPIESEAAAAVRTAVRAGKALAIEYYSASHDVLSSRVVDPIRVVLVADHSYLEAWCRTAEGVRLFRFDRIVDARVLDEPALPPQPAVAAEPDTSLFDPDTADPALPTATLRISRSAAWMFDYYPLRVLREHPDGSCDAAMTYASDDWMSRFVLGFGSAVDVLEPAALAERVRSAAAAALAAYQGSGAARTE; from the coding sequence ATGACGACATCGGTCAGTACCCGACTGGTTCGGCTGCTCAACATGGTGCCGTACTTCCAGGCCAACCCGCGTATCAGCTACGCCGAGGCCGCCGCCGACCTCGGCGTCACCGTCAAACAGCTGCGCGACGACCTCACCCAGTTGTGGATGTGCGGGCTGCCCGGCTACGGCCCGGGCGACCTGATCGATTTCGATTTCTCCGGCGACACCATCGAAGTCACCTTCTCTGCCGGTATCGACCACCCGCTGCGCCTGACCTCGCCGGAGGCCACCGGCGTCCTGGTCGCCTTGCGCGCGCTGCTCGACGTGCCGGGAATGGTCGATCCCGAGGCTGCGCGCAGCGCGATCGCCAAGATCGAGTCCGCTGCCGGGCACGCCGGCCCGCAGGGCGATGCCGCCGTCGACGAACCGGCCCCGATCGAAAGCGAGGCCGCCGCGGCGGTGCGCACCGCGGTTCGTGCGGGTAAGGCACTGGCCATCGAGTACTACTCCGCCTCCCACGACGTGCTCTCCAGTCGGGTCGTCGACCCGATCCGGGTGGTCCTCGTCGCCGACCACAGCTACCTGGAGGCGTGGTGCCGTACCGCGGAGGGTGTGCGGTTGTTCCGGTTCGACCGCATCGTCGACGCTCGGGTGCTCGACGAGCCGGCGCTGCCGCCGCAGCCCGCCGTTGCGGCTGAACCGGACACCTCGCTGTTCGACCCCGACACCGCCGATCCGGCGCTGCCGACCGCCACCCTACGGATCAGCCGGTCAGCGGCCTGGATGTTCGACTACTACCCGCTGCGGGTGTTGCGTGAGCATCCCGACGGCTCCTGCGACGCGGCCATGACCTACGCCTCCGACGACTGGATGTCGCGCTTCGTGCTCGGCTTCGGCTCGGCGGTCGACGTGCTCGAGCCCGCGGCGTTGGCCGAACGGGTCCGTTCGGCAGCCGCCGCTGCGCTGGCGGCCTATCAGGGCAGCGGTGCGGCAAGAACCGAGTAG
- the pafA gene encoding Pup--protein ligase has protein sequence MQRRIMGIETEFGVTCTFHGHRRLSPDEVARYLFRRVVSWGRSSNVFLRNGARLYLDVGSHPEYATAECDNLAQLVTHDRAGERVLEDLLIDAEQRLADEGIGGDIYLFKNNTDSAGNSYGCHENYLIVRAGEFSRISDVLLPFLVTRQLICGAGKVLQTPKAATFCLSQRAEHIWEGVSSATTRSRPIINTRDEPHADAEKYRRLHVIVGDSNMSESTTMLKVGSASLVLEMIEAGVAFRDFSLDNPIRAIREVSHDLTGRRPVRLAGGRQASALDIQREYYTRAVEYLQTREPDPQITQVVDLWGRQLDAVESQDFAKVDTEIDWVIKRKLFQRYQDRYDMELSDPKISQLDLAYHDIKRGRGVFDLLQRKGLAARITTDEEIEAAVNTPPQTTRAKLRGEFISAAQEAGRDFTVDWVHLKLNDQAQRTVLCKDPFRSVDERVKRLIASM, from the coding sequence GTGCAGCGACGAATCATGGGCATCGAGACGGAATTCGGTGTCACCTGCACGTTCCACGGCCATCGTCGGCTCAGCCCCGATGAGGTCGCCCGCTATCTGTTCCGCCGGGTGGTGTCGTGGGGCCGCAGTTCCAACGTCTTCCTCCGAAACGGTGCTCGCCTGTATCTGGACGTGGGCAGCCACCCCGAGTACGCCACCGCCGAATGCGACAACCTCGCCCAGTTGGTCACCCACGACCGCGCCGGTGAGCGGGTTCTGGAGGACCTGTTGATCGACGCCGAGCAGCGGCTCGCCGACGAGGGCATCGGTGGGGACATCTACCTGTTCAAGAACAACACCGACTCGGCCGGCAACTCCTACGGCTGCCACGAGAACTACCTGATCGTGCGTGCCGGTGAGTTCTCCCGGATCTCCGATGTGCTGCTGCCGTTCTTGGTGACCCGGCAGCTGATCTGCGGTGCGGGCAAGGTGCTGCAGACGCCCAAGGCCGCAACCTTCTGTCTGAGCCAGCGCGCCGAACACATCTGGGAAGGGGTCTCCAGCGCGACGACCCGTTCGCGTCCGATCATCAACACCCGCGACGAGCCGCACGCCGACGCCGAGAAGTACCGCCGACTGCACGTCATCGTCGGCGACTCGAACATGAGCGAGTCCACCACGATGCTCAAGGTCGGCTCGGCCTCGCTGGTCCTGGAGATGATCGAGGCCGGGGTGGCCTTCCGCGACTTCTCGCTGGACAACCCGATCCGCGCCATCCGTGAGGTCAGCCACGATCTGACCGGACGGCGGCCGGTGCGTCTGGCCGGTGGCCGGCAGGCCAGTGCGCTGGACATCCAGCGCGAGTACTACACCCGCGCCGTGGAGTATCTGCAGACCCGCGAACCGGATCCGCAGATCACCCAGGTCGTCGACCTGTGGGGTCGCCAGCTCGACGCGGTGGAAAGCCAGGACTTCGCGAAAGTGGACACCGAGATCGACTGGGTGATCAAGCGCAAGCTGTTCCAGCGCTACCAGGATCGCTACGACATGGAGCTCTCCGACCCGAAGATCAGTCAGCTCGACCTGGCTTACCACGACATCAAGCGCGGACGCGGGGTCTTCGATCTGTTGCAGCGCAAAGGTCTTGCCGCGCGCATCACCACCGACGAGGAGATCGAGGCCGCCGTCAACACCCCGCCGCAGACCACCCGGGCCAAGCTGCGGGGCGAGTTCATCAGCGCAGCGCAGGAAGCCGGCCGCGACTTCACCGTCGATTGGGTGCACCTGAAGCTCAACGACCAGGCTCAGCGCACCGTGCTGTGCAAGGACCCGTTCCGCTCTGTCGACGAGCGGGTCAAACGGCTCATCGCGAGCATGTGA